In one window of Caballeronia sp. TF1N1 DNA:
- a CDS encoding sodium:proton antiporter encodes MTETMWFLIVGGVLIFMGLASSTFRHLPISTAMCYLAIGFVLGPGAANMLHFDLATDATVLRRITEVAMLASLFAIGLRLRVPPTDRIWILPLRLGVVAMVLTVALLTVFCVYVLGFSWGPSLLLAAMLAPTDPVLAHDVQVEKPGDIDLLRFSLTGEGGLNDGIALPFALLGIAVCRFEASPAAVLHWSFALQALWGIAGALGSGWFLGELAVRLVAYLRTRHGQALGPEGFYALGLIALSYGVAELLHTYAFLAVFAAGLAMRRVEQKASGDKSAREAVGTIDADDVGATASDPARAHAFMAERVHGFTIELERIAEVAIMLMVGAVLATIWRELFTWQAALLIGCLFFVARPLSVEASLIGSGAHGAQRRLMSWFGIRGVGSFYYLLYAIEQAPKDVAKPLVPLVIAVIVASVIIHGVTATPLMKRYQRVIDQA; translated from the coding sequence ATGACCGAGACGATGTGGTTTCTCATCGTCGGCGGCGTGCTCATTTTCATGGGGCTCGCCAGTTCGACATTCCGGCATTTGCCGATCAGCACCGCGATGTGCTACCTCGCCATTGGCTTCGTGCTGGGGCCGGGCGCGGCGAACATGCTGCATTTCGATCTCGCGACCGACGCCACGGTTTTGCGACGCATCACCGAAGTCGCGATGCTCGCGTCGCTCTTTGCCATCGGTTTGCGTCTGCGCGTGCCGCCCACGGACCGCATCTGGATACTGCCGCTACGGCTCGGCGTGGTCGCGATGGTCTTGACCGTCGCCCTGCTCACCGTCTTTTGCGTGTATGTGCTCGGCTTCAGCTGGGGGCCTTCGCTGCTGCTCGCCGCGATGCTCGCGCCGACCGACCCCGTGCTCGCCCATGATGTCCAGGTCGAAAAGCCTGGCGACATCGACTTGTTGCGCTTTTCGCTGACGGGCGAAGGCGGACTGAACGATGGCATCGCGTTGCCCTTCGCGCTGCTCGGCATCGCGGTATGCCGTTTCGAGGCGTCGCCCGCAGCGGTGCTGCATTGGAGCTTCGCGTTGCAGGCTTTGTGGGGCATTGCCGGCGCGCTCGGCAGCGGCTGGTTCCTCGGGGAACTGGCTGTGCGGCTCGTGGCTTATCTGCGCACGCGCCACGGACAGGCGCTCGGTCCGGAAGGTTTTTATGCGCTAGGACTGATCGCCTTGTCGTATGGCGTGGCCGAATTGCTGCACACGTATGCGTTTCTCGCCGTGTTCGCGGCGGGACTCGCCATGCGACGCGTGGAACAGAAAGCGAGCGGCGACAAGTCCGCGCGCGAAGCGGTCGGCACGATCGACGCCGACGATGTCGGCGCCACCGCATCCGACCCGGCCCGCGCGCACGCCTTCATGGCCGAGCGCGTGCATGGCTTCACGATCGAACTGGAACGTATCGCCGAAGTCGCGATCATGCTGATGGTCGGCGCCGTGCTCGCCACTATCTGGCGTGAGCTATTCACGTGGCAAGCGGCCTTGCTGATCGGCTGCCTGTTCTTCGTGGCGCGGCCGCTATCGGTGGAGGCATCGCTCATCGGATCGGGCGCACATGGCGCGCAACGGCGGCTGATGAGCTGGTTCGGCATACGCGGTGTCGGCTCGTTCTACTATCTCTTGTATGCAATCGAGCAGGCGCCGAAGGACGTGGCCAAGCCGCTCGTTCCGCTTGTCATCGCGGTGATCGTGGCGTCGGTGATCATTCATGGCGTCACGGCGACGCCCTTGATGAAGCGGTATCAGCGTGTGATCGATCAGGCTTGA
- a CDS encoding FAD-containing oxidoreductase, which produces MSQHFDAVVIGTGQGGSPLAVRLAQSGKRTAVIERHLFGGTCVNVGCTPTKTYVASARAAHVARTAAKYGVIVGGDVKVDMARVKARKDEVIAGSRNGIEAWLRGTHDITVFEGHGRFTGPHALQIEAADGSKQDIDADMIFINTGTRASVPKIDGLDGVPYLTNSSILELTEVPEHLVIVGGSYIALEFGQMFRRFGSRVTLLVRGERILAREDEDVALAMQDVLQREGIEFRFGTEPRRVDTQKGGVRIVTEGETIDASHLLFATGRTPNTDDLGLEHAGIVPDKHGIIEVDGQLRTRVEGVWALGDVNGRGAFTHTSWNDYEIIAANLLDGETRSVDTRIMAYAVFVDPPFARVGMSEAEVRKDGREALIATMPMSRVGRAKERGETDGFMKALVDARTERILGAQIYGIEGDEVIHTFIDIMNADASYKTLQRAMHIHPTVSELVPTLLGMLKPLK; this is translated from the coding sequence ATGTCACAGCACTTCGATGCGGTCGTCATCGGTACAGGTCAGGGCGGCTCGCCGCTCGCCGTGCGGCTGGCACAGAGCGGAAAACGAACCGCCGTGATCGAGCGGCATCTTTTTGGCGGCACGTGCGTGAATGTCGGCTGCACGCCGACCAAGACCTATGTGGCGAGCGCGCGCGCCGCGCATGTGGCGCGCACGGCGGCAAAGTACGGCGTGATCGTCGGCGGCGACGTGAAAGTGGACATGGCGCGCGTCAAGGCGCGCAAGGACGAGGTCATCGCCGGATCGCGCAATGGCATCGAGGCGTGGCTGCGCGGCACGCACGACATCACCGTATTCGAGGGACACGGGCGCTTCACCGGTCCGCATGCGCTGCAAATCGAAGCCGCCGATGGCTCGAAGCAGGACATCGACGCGGACATGATCTTCATCAACACGGGCACGCGAGCGTCGGTGCCGAAGATCGACGGGCTCGACGGCGTGCCGTATCTCACGAATTCATCGATTCTCGAACTGACCGAAGTGCCCGAGCATCTCGTCATCGTGGGCGGCAGTTATATCGCGCTCGAATTCGGGCAGATGTTCCGACGCTTCGGCAGCCGCGTCACGCTTCTGGTACGCGGCGAGCGCATCCTTGCGCGCGAAGACGAGGACGTCGCGCTTGCGATGCAGGACGTGCTCCAGCGCGAAGGCATCGAGTTTCGCTTCGGCACGGAACCGCGTCGCGTAGACACGCAAAAGGGCGGCGTGCGAATCGTCACCGAGGGCGAAACGATCGATGCCTCGCATCTGCTGTTCGCCACCGGCCGCACGCCGAATACGGACGATCTCGGTCTGGAACACGCTGGCATCGTGCCGGACAAGCACGGCATCATCGAAGTGGATGGGCAATTGCGTACGCGCGTCGAGGGCGTATGGGCGCTGGGCGACGTGAACGGACGCGGCGCGTTCACGCACACGTCGTGGAACGATTACGAGATTATCGCGGCCAACTTGCTGGATGGCGAAACGCGCAGCGTCGATACCCGCATCATGGCTTACGCCGTGTTCGTCGATCCGCCGTTCGCGCGCGTCGGCATGAGCGAGGCGGAGGTCAGGAAGGACGGGCGTGAGGCGCTCATCGCCACGATGCCGATGTCGCGCGTGGGCCGCGCGAAGGAACGCGGCGAAACGGATGGCTTCATGAAGGCGCTCGTCGATGCCCGCACCGAGCGGATTCTAGGTGCGCAGATCTACGGCATCGAAGGCGACGAGGTCATTCATACGTTCATCGACATTATGAATGCCGACGCTTCCTACAAGACGCTGCAACGCGCCATGCACATTCATCCGACGGTGAGCGAACTGGTGCCGACGCTTCTCGGCATGCTCAAGCCATTGAAGTGA
- a CDS encoding MFS transporter, with translation MVIARSLRALDWLNFFVANVQTGFGPFIASYLAANKWTQGEIGLMLSVGTISAMASQLPAGALVDAMRNKKFAALSAIVAIIASALLLAASPTFIPVFAAEVLHGFASCMLVPAMAAISLALVSRADLGDRLGRNARWASIGSALTAALMGAFGEYLSLRSVFFLTAALALPAIFALRMIHYDAPPVVPRMPAGKPNLTPEGEERESLRELLKDRRLLIFAACVVLFHLSNAAMLNLAAGEVTAHMGDNVQLVIAACIIVPQFIVAALSPWVGRKAQHWGRRPVLIIGFCALPLRAILFAGVSSPYLLVPVQMLDGISAAVFGVMLPLIAADVAGGRGHYNLTIGFFGLAAGVGATLSTAAAGFAADRFGTSMSFFGLAAAGALAVLLVWLAMPETRGAEKAEAGTAEPSVKV, from the coding sequence ATGGTAATTGCACGAAGTCTGCGCGCGCTCGACTGGCTGAACTTCTTCGTCGCCAACGTGCAGACGGGCTTCGGCCCTTTCATCGCCTCTTATCTCGCTGCCAACAAATGGACGCAGGGTGAGATCGGCCTCATGCTGTCGGTTGGCACCATCAGCGCGATGGCGAGCCAGCTGCCTGCGGGCGCGCTCGTCGATGCCATGCGCAACAAGAAGTTCGCCGCGCTTTCGGCCATCGTCGCGATCATCGCGAGTGCGTTGTTGCTTGCAGCGAGTCCGACCTTCATTCCGGTGTTCGCCGCCGAAGTGCTGCACGGCTTCGCGAGCTGCATGCTGGTCCCGGCGATGGCCGCGATTTCGCTCGCACTCGTCTCGCGTGCCGATCTCGGCGACCGGCTCGGCCGCAACGCGCGCTGGGCGTCCATAGGCAGCGCGCTGACCGCCGCGTTGATGGGCGCGTTCGGAGAATATCTGTCCTTGCGCTCGGTGTTCTTTCTCACGGCGGCGCTCGCGTTGCCGGCAATCTTCGCCTTGCGCATGATTCATTACGATGCGCCGCCCGTCGTGCCGCGTATGCCTGCGGGCAAGCCGAACCTGACGCCGGAAGGCGAAGAGCGCGAGTCCTTGCGCGAGCTTCTGAAAGACCGGCGCCTGCTGATCTTCGCGGCTTGCGTGGTGCTGTTCCATCTCTCGAACGCGGCGATGCTGAACCTTGCCGCCGGCGAAGTCACCGCGCACATGGGCGACAACGTTCAACTGGTGATCGCGGCGTGCATCATCGTGCCGCAGTTCATCGTCGCGGCGCTCTCGCCGTGGGTCGGGCGCAAGGCGCAGCATTGGGGACGCCGGCCGGTTCTGATCATCGGATTTTGCGCCTTGCCCCTGCGCGCGATTCTCTTCGCCGGCGTCAGCAGCCCTTATCTGCTCGTGCCGGTCCAGATGCTCGACGGCATCAGCGCGGCCGTCTTCGGCGTGATGCTGCCGCTCATCGCCGCCGATGTCGCCGGCGGGCGCGGGCATTACAACCTGACCATCGGCTTCTTCGGGCTGGCAGCGGGCGTCGGAGCAACCTTGTCGACCGCGGCCGCAGGCTTTGCCGCCGATCGCTTCGGCACGTCGATGAGCTTTTTCGGCCTCGCCGCTGCGGGCGCGCTCGCCGTCTTGCTCGTCTGGCTCGCGATGCCGGAGACGCGCGGAGCGGAGAAAGCCGAGGCCGGCACCGCCGAACCATCCGTCAAGGTTTGA
- a CDS encoding PRC-barrel domain-containing protein, producing the protein MTGGLSHRSDASTTGLAALGLVAGMLAVRLAWRAVASLIRHPARHERFPLATLAVIFAAFALSACGLLPVQTPAPIVEHSYIPTPDETESTEPEEPAPVAAVPEPASTPKPAPAPKPKRRIVKPKPPEPVIVQPQEAPEPPPPPPPIISTRILQHDQLHGLLDAEVQRADGKVVGRAVDLYIDTAAKPKLMMVNLAGFLGVGDRKVNFPWTAFRFAPNSKTAPITFVPSAPAVKGKPADPAPKPQPVAEAPPSYLQLVDSTVTQKTGARIGRVVDVLVDSQGEPEALVLDLSNSLAEDKRHVAANWGDLHVVTRNKQASLQMDFTEAQLKASPTYSPEQPIKIVSPVVAAPAAPVSSPAAAASAGVPASNSSTGTTASGSVAAQSSASSGARPNK; encoded by the coding sequence ATGACAGGCGGACTCTCGCATCGAAGCGATGCGTCGACGACCGGCCTCGCCGCGCTCGGCCTCGTAGCGGGGATGCTCGCTGTGCGCCTCGCCTGGCGCGCTGTCGCATCGCTGATACGGCACCCTGCGCGGCATGAACGATTCCCGCTTGCAACGCTCGCGGTGATCTTCGCGGCCTTCGCCTTGTCCGCCTGCGGACTCTTGCCGGTGCAGACGCCCGCGCCCATCGTCGAGCATTCGTATATTCCGACGCCGGACGAAACCGAGAGCACCGAGCCCGAGGAACCCGCGCCTGTCGCCGCCGTGCCCGAGCCCGCATCGACGCCGAAGCCCGCGCCCGCGCCGAAGCCCAAACGCCGTATCGTCAAACCGAAACCGCCGGAGCCAGTGATCGTGCAGCCGCAAGAGGCGCCCGAGCCGCCGCCTCCGCCCCCGCCGATCATCTCCACGCGTATCCTGCAGCACGATCAGTTGCACGGCCTGCTCGATGCCGAAGTGCAGCGTGCCGATGGCAAGGTCGTGGGCCGCGCGGTGGACCTGTATATCGATACCGCCGCCAAGCCGAAGCTCATGATGGTGAACCTCGCCGGCTTCCTCGGCGTAGGCGACCGAAAAGTCAACTTCCCGTGGACCGCGTTCCGCTTCGCGCCCAACTCGAAGACCGCGCCGATCACCTTCGTGCCGTCCGCGCCCGCCGTCAAGGGCAAGCCCGCCGACCCCGCGCCGAAGCCGCAACCGGTCGCGGAAGCGCCGCCGAGCTACCTGCAACTCGTCGATTCGACCGTGACTCAGAAGACCGGCGCGCGTATCGGACGGGTGGTCGACGTGCTCGTCGATTCGCAAGGTGAGCCAGAAGCGCTCGTGCTCGACCTGAGCAATTCGCTCGCGGAAGACAAGCGCCATGTGGCCGCGAACTGGGGCGATCTGCACGTCGTGACGCGCAACAAGCAAGCGAGCTTACAGATGGACTTCACCGAAGCGCAACTGAAGGCCTCGCCGACATACTCGCCCGAGCAACCGATCAAGATCGTTTCGCCGGTCGTAGCCGCGCCCGCCGCGCCTGTTTCTTCGCCGGCGGCCGCGGCATCGGCGGGCGTGCCGGCCTCGAACTCGTCTACCGGCACGACCGCATCCGGGTCCGTGGCGGCGCAGTCGTCGGCATCGTCCGGCGCGCGCCCGAACAAATGA
- a CDS encoding ankyrin repeat domain-containing protein, whose protein sequence is MIAFATEVFEVARKGDAAMLDALLVKGLPPNLRNDKGDSLVMLASYHGHADAVRVLLQHKADPNLRNDNGQSPIAGAAFKGYKPVIETLLEHGADVEGASPDGRTALMIAAMFNRVEIVEYLIARGANPDARDKGGFSARDAAEKMGAPDTAARLAQAASTHTRPSDV, encoded by the coding sequence ATGATCGCCTTCGCGACCGAAGTCTTCGAAGTCGCGCGCAAAGGCGACGCCGCCATGCTCGACGCGCTGCTTGTTAAGGGCCTGCCGCCGAACCTGCGCAACGACAAGGGCGACAGCCTCGTCATGCTCGCGAGCTATCACGGCCACGCCGATGCCGTGCGCGTGCTACTACAACACAAGGCCGACCCGAACCTGCGCAACGATAACGGCCAGTCGCCAATCGCGGGCGCGGCCTTCAAGGGCTACAAGCCAGTAATCGAGACGCTGCTCGAACATGGCGCCGATGTCGAAGGCGCATCGCCTGACGGACGCACGGCGTTGATGATCGCGGCCATGTTCAATCGCGTGGAGATAGTCGAATATCTGATCGCGCGTGGAGCCAATCCGGATGCGCGCGACAAGGGCGGTTTCTCCGCACGCGACGCCGCCGAAAAAATGGGCGCGCCGGACACCGCCGCGCGTCTTGCGCAGGCGGCGAGCACGCACACACGCCCGTCCGATGTGTGA
- a CDS encoding DUF938 domain-containing protein: MTTTSPDDDARVRRRAPAAERNRDAILSVLTRVLPSAGVVLEIASGTGQHAVHCAAALPGIVWQPSDADAAARASIDAWREHAGLANLNAALALDVREDDWRIGEDAGIAAVVCINMIHIAPWDAAEALFRGASRHLPAGGVLYLYGPYRRNGAHTAPSNEAFDTELRARDPRWGVRNLEAVEALGRSVGFALEEVVPMPANNFSLVFRRG; this comes from the coding sequence ATGACGACCACTTCCCCCGATGACGATGCCCGCGTGCGCCGCCGCGCTCCCGCCGCCGAACGCAATCGCGATGCGATTCTATCGGTCTTGACGCGCGTGCTGCCGTCCGCTGGCGTCGTGCTGGAGATCGCGAGCGGCACCGGTCAGCATGCCGTGCATTGCGCGGCGGCGTTGCCCGGCATCGTGTGGCAGCCAAGCGATGCGGATGCCGCCGCGCGCGCATCTATCGACGCGTGGCGCGAGCATGCGGGCCTCGCGAACCTGAACGCGGCGCTCGCGCTCGATGTGCGTGAAGACGACTGGCGCATCGGCGAGGACGCGGGAATCGCGGCGGTCGTGTGCATCAACATGATCCACATCGCGCCGTGGGACGCCGCCGAGGCGCTGTTTCGCGGCGCGTCGCGGCATCTTCCGGCGGGGGGCGTACTTTACCTGTATGGGCCGTATCGGCGCAATGGCGCGCATACCGCTCCGAGCAACGAAGCGTTCGACACGGAGTTGCGCGCACGCGATCCGCGCTGGGGCGTGCGCAATCTGGAGGCGGTGGAGGCGTTGGGTAGATCGGTGGGCTTTGCGCTCGAGGAAGTCGTGCCGATGCCGGCGAACAACTTCAGTCTGGTGTTTCGGCGCGGTTAG
- a CDS encoding DMT family transporter — protein sequence MTLASPVRRLLPVSDLLLFVVAMVWGSSYGVVKNALVFYPVLALIALRFGITFMLLSVNLRHLRRVDLKTLMGVLTCGLLLLAIFLAETFGVMLTRAANAAFLISLCVVMTPLVEWAMLRRKPGATEWLAVAVSLGGAWLLAGDGAFSVNPGDALILVAAVLRALSVCVTKRVMRASPLPALTVTAVQAGVVASGSALLAFFFVPSQWQPLPSFAGHGAFWGSVMYLVIACTLFAFFAQNYAIGRSSPTRVSLLMGSEPAFGALFASVWLGEHVSATGWIGGGLIVLASLMATVPWRGWFAARSGLANRST from the coding sequence ATGACCCTCGCATCGCCTGTTCGCCGCCTGCTTCCTGTCTCCGATTTGCTGCTTTTCGTGGTGGCGATGGTTTGGGGAAGCAGCTATGGCGTCGTCAAAAACGCGCTCGTGTTTTATCCGGTGCTGGCGCTCATCGCGTTGCGGTTCGGCATCACGTTCATGCTGTTGAGCGTGAACCTGCGCCACTTGCGCCGTGTCGACCTGAAAACGCTCATGGGTGTGCTGACTTGCGGCCTCTTGCTGCTCGCCATCTTCCTCGCGGAGACCTTTGGCGTGATGCTCACGCGCGCCGCGAACGCCGCGTTTCTTATCAGTCTGTGCGTGGTAATGACGCCGCTCGTCGAATGGGCGATGCTGCGTCGCAAGCCCGGCGCGACCGAGTGGCTTGCAGTCGCGGTGTCGCTCGGCGGTGCGTGGTTGCTCGCCGGCGATGGCGCGTTCAGCGTCAATCCCGGCGATGCGCTGATTCTGGTCGCCGCCGTGTTGCGCGCGCTCTCGGTGTGCGTGACCAAGCGCGTGATGCGCGCCTCGCCGCTTCCGGCGCTCACCGTGACGGCCGTGCAGGCGGGCGTCGTCGCGAGCGGCAGCGCGTTGCTGGCGTTCTTCTTCGTGCCGTCGCAATGGCAACCCTTGCCGTCGTTCGCGGGACACGGCGCGTTCTGGGGCTCGGTGATGTATCTCGTGATCGCGTGCACGCTCTTCGCGTTCTTCGCGCAAAACTATGCGATTGGCCGCAGCAGTCCGACGCGCGTATCGCTTTTGATGGGCAGCGAACCCGCGTTCGGCGCGCTCTTCGCAAGCGTCTGGCTGGGCGAGCATGTATCGGCAACGGGATGGATCGGCGGCGGCCTGATCGTCCTCGCCTCGTTGATGGCGACAGTGCCCTGGCGCGGATGGTTCGCGGCGCGGTCGGGCCTCGCAAACCGATCGACCTGA
- a CDS encoding LysR family transcriptional regulator yields the protein MNPSDLFNLLPDMAVFARVVDAGNFSIAARQLGSTPSTVSRQIKRLEDALATRLLERSTRKVRVTESGYQVYRHCRDMATAASGAVDAAGQLSGKPQGKVSLSAPTAYAKSVIHPLVPGFLAAYPEVDLQLVFSDHDIDPLESDVDLVIRATDDPPQGLAARRIGRVRWLLCAAPRYVQTRGEPAHPRDLARHDCIPLGETVDDHRWRFARGGETATVAVHGRYIANHAGARLDAAENGMGIATLPEFAAREALASGRVQAVLVDWEVQARAYRGPVWLLYPPNRFLPPKARALIDYLHAHLGESD from the coding sequence ATGAACCCTTCGGATCTTTTCAACTTGCTGCCGGACATGGCGGTATTTGCACGCGTGGTCGATGCCGGCAACTTCTCGATCGCGGCGCGGCAGTTGGGCAGCACGCCATCGACGGTGAGCCGGCAAATCAAGCGGCTCGAAGACGCGCTCGCCACGCGCCTGCTCGAACGTTCGACGCGCAAGGTGCGCGTGACGGAATCGGGATATCAGGTGTATCGGCATTGCCGCGACATGGCGACGGCCGCGTCCGGCGCGGTGGATGCCGCCGGGCAACTATCCGGAAAGCCACAGGGCAAGGTCTCGCTATCGGCGCCCACGGCATATGCGAAGTCGGTGATTCATCCGCTCGTGCCAGGCTTTCTCGCGGCTTATCCCGAAGTGGATTTGCAGCTCGTGTTCAGCGATCACGACATCGATCCGCTCGAGAGCGACGTCGATCTCGTCATTCGCGCCACCGACGATCCGCCGCAAGGTCTCGCGGCACGGCGCATCGGCCGCGTGCGATGGCTGCTGTGCGCGGCGCCTCGTTATGTTCAGACGCGCGGCGAGCCCGCGCATCCGCGTGATCTTGCGCGTCACGATTGCATTCCGCTCGGCGAGACCGTGGACGATCATCGCTGGCGGTTTGCGCGCGGCGGTGAGACGGCGACGGTTGCGGTGCACGGCCGGTACATCGCCAATCACGCGGGCGCGCGGCTCGACGCGGCGGAGAACGGCATGGGCATTGCGACTCTGCCGGAGTTCGCGGCGCGCGAGGCGCTTGCGAGCGGCCGCGTGCAAGCCGTGCTGGTGGATTGGGAGGTGCAGGCGCGCGCGTATCGGGGACCGGTGTGGCTGCTTTATCCGCCCAATCGCTTTTTGCCGCCGAAGGCGCGCGCGCTGATCGATTATCTGCACGCCCATCTCGGCGAGTCAGACTGA
- a CDS encoding aromatic ring-hydroxylating dioxygenase subunit alpha: MHAALPQGEQEAGSVDTTTRAPRDLRRVDIHPDHWYPLAWSREVKRGKTHAVKFAGDPIVLVRSESDKVFALEDRCAHRQVPLSAGVVDGESIRCCYHGWTYDCTGRCTDIPYLGRERLPNGVRSYPCREEAGLIFVFTGDPAKADDAKFPNLVSASDKAYKTRRFGKPVKCHYSFMHENLMDMNHQFLHRRQMGSMRARSVGRRRGDDWIEVDYTFAREAGKQPIGEALVFGQKRGTKADDSHKDVMTIRTEYPYQTLKIHTKDETMVMDLWIAYVPLDAEQRTNRTFGLLSIRRPKLPGVLDAAWPLLVWFTERIFKEDRWIVEREQEAHDRQGADHNHEVFPVILELRALLTEHGVAHRAGYGDAKRIHFMQPVMDLPTS; the protein is encoded by the coding sequence ATGCACGCAGCGTTGCCGCAGGGCGAACAGGAAGCCGGTTCGGTCGATACAACAACAAGAGCGCCGCGCGATCTGCGCCGCGTCGATATTCATCCGGATCACTGGTATCCGCTTGCATGGTCGCGCGAGGTCAAACGCGGCAAGACGCACGCCGTGAAGTTCGCGGGCGATCCCATCGTGCTCGTGCGCAGTGAGTCGGACAAAGTGTTCGCGCTGGAGGACCGCTGCGCGCATCGGCAAGTGCCGTTGTCGGCGGGTGTCGTGGATGGCGAATCCATCCGCTGTTGCTATCACGGCTGGACTTACGACTGCACCGGCCGTTGCACCGACATTCCGTATCTCGGCCGCGAACGCTTGCCCAACGGCGTGCGTTCCTATCCGTGCCGCGAGGAAGCGGGGCTCATCTTCGTCTTCACCGGCGACCCGGCCAAGGCCGACGACGCCAAGTTTCCCAACCTCGTCTCGGCGAGCGACAAAGCCTACAAGACACGCCGTTTCGGCAAGCCCGTAAAGTGCCATTACAGCTTCATGCATGAAAACCTGATGGATATGAACCATCAGTTCTTGCATCGGCGGCAGATGGGCAGCATGCGCGCGCGCTCGGTCGGACGACGTCGCGGCGACGACTGGATCGAAGTCGATTACACCTTCGCGCGCGAGGCGGGCAAGCAGCCTATCGGCGAGGCGCTCGTGTTCGGCCAGAAACGCGGCACCAAGGCCGACGATTCGCACAAGGACGTGATGACGATTCGCACCGAGTATCCGTACCAGACGCTCAAGATCCACACGAAGGACGAGACGATGGTAATGGACCTGTGGATCGCCTATGTTCCGCTCGATGCCGAACAGCGCACCAACCGCACCTTCGGCTTGCTGTCGATCCGCCGCCCGAAACTTCCCGGCGTGCTCGATGCCGCGTGGCCGTTGCTCGTGTGGTTCACCGAGCGCATCTTCAAGGAAGACCGGTGGATCGTCGAGCGCGAGCAGGAAGCGCATGACAGGCAGGGCGCGGATCACAACCACGAAGTGTTTCCGGTCATTCTCGAATTGCGCGCTTTGCTGACCGAGCATGGCGTGGCGCACCGCGCCGGTTATGGCGATGCCAAGCGCATCCATTTCATGCAGCCGGTGATGGACTTGCCGACGTCGTGA